The DNA region TCAGATGACCTGCTCATTCGCAAGGGGTCCGAGGTGGCGCGAATCGAGGTTGAAGGGTTAGTCAATGGCTCGGAGCGGACAATTGAGATCGCCTGGGGGACGGCGCACCGACGGCAGATCAAGATCGATGGTGTCAAGGTGCCACGAGTGGCGGAATTGTTCGAGTATTTCCACGCCGTCAGCTATGTACCGGAAGACGTGGAGTTGATTTACGGCGGCCCGGCAGTGCGGCGACGGCTGCTGGACTTGTACCTGTCGCAGGGCGATCGCGGGTACCTGAACGATTTGCTCGAGTACAACCGCATCCTGACTCAGCGGAATGCGTTGCTCAAGGGGTTCGAAATCAGCGACGAAGAACCGGCTGATCTTGAGATGCTCGATGTCTGGGACGCCCAGCTGGCAGCGGCCGGGTCCAGAATCAACGCCAAACGGCTGGCGCTGCTGGCCGCGGCGACAACGAAGCTGGCGGAGTATCATCGCGCGATCGCGGGCAGTGCCGGAGATCTGAGTTGGACTTATGAAACCTCGATCAGCGGCGACTGCACTTCCGCGGAGGCGTTCCGGCAGAAGCTGGCATCGGGGCGCAAACGTGATCTCTATCTCGGCTCGACCGGGCATGGTCCCCACCGCGACGACGTGGCGATCAAATTGGCGGCGGAGGCAACAAGGGGTTACGCCTCGCAGGGCGAAGCCAAGTCGATGGCGTTGGCAATCAAGTTTGCCATCTACGATTTCCTCACTGGACAGCTCGGTGATGCCCCGATCCTGCTTCTGGATGAGGTTACCAGCGATCTGGATCCACAGCGCCTGGCTGCATTGATGGCGACACTACCGAAGTTGGGCCAAGTCTTCTTGACCACGGCCAAGGCGGATCAATTGCGGTCGGTAACGGCGATCGCGAACGAGGTTCAGCTGTTCGAAGGGCGGCTGCTTTAGCCATTTGGGCGGGGCAACAACCGCGCAACCGGCAATTCCGGCAACATGAAATTCGCATCGGCTCAACGTGCTCTTGACCGCATAAACACTGGCTGAAATTGGGATCGGTGGCATCAGCGCGTGAGGCGACAAGCAGCGGTCGACGACTAATATGGAGTATTTGGAGCGTGTTTATAACTCGCACCATTACAATGAGTTACGGCGAGAAAAAAGCGATCCGGCGACGAGTTTTATCTTGCCCGCGCCGTTGAGGAAATCGTATATTAAGTGCTTGTTTTGCGGGGAAAATCGTGGTTCGACGCGCGGAAAATATCAAGACAATTCTGTCCCGGACCTTGACGAATCTGGGTCTGGACAAGCGTATGCGCGAGTCGGAAGCGGTTAAGGTTTTTGCCGAAGTGGTGGGTGACAAGATCGCCCAGAAGGCGCAGGCAGTGAGCATCAATGCGGGCGTGCTGCAGGTGCGGGTACCGTCATCGGCGTGGCGGCAGGAACTGAATTTCGGCAAGGCCGAGATTATTGAGAGGCTGAACGCGGCGCTCGGCGCGGCAGTGGTCACGGATATTTATTTTACTTAAGGATAAGAGGCAATCATGGCGGAAATCGACGAAGTGGATACTGAAGACAAGCCGAAGAAGGGCGCGCAGAGCTACGATGCCAAAACGATTCAGGTGCTCAAGGGGCTGGAAGCGGTACGCAAGCGGCCCGCGATGTACATCGGCGACACCGGCGTACGCGGGCTGCACCATCTGGTTTATGAAGTCGTGGATAACTCCGTCGACGAGGCGCTGGCAGGATTCTGCGACCTGATCAAAGTCACGATCACGACCGAGAACACGATCGTCGTCGAAGACAATG from Candidatus Zixiibacteriota bacterium includes:
- a CDS encoding DNA replication/repair protein RecF, producing MNDFRNLATIEFAPEPGINLIGGPNGSGKTSIIEAIFYACTARSFRTASDDLLIRKGSEVARIEVEGLVNGSERTIEIAWGTAHRRQIKIDGVKVPRVAELFEYFHAVSYVPEDVELIYGGPAVRRRLLDLYLSQGDRGYLNDLLEYNRILTQRNALLKGFEISDEEPADLEMLDVWDAQLAAAGSRINAKRLALLAAATTKLAEYHRAIAGSAGDLSWTYETSISGDCTSAEAFRQKLASGRKRDLYLGSTGHGPHRDDVAIKLAAEATRGYASQGEAKSMALAIKFAIYDFLTGQLGDAPILLLDEVTSDLDPQRLAALMATLPKLGQVFLTTAKADQLRSVTAIANEVQLFEGRLL
- a CDS encoding DUF721 domain-containing protein yields the protein MVRRAENIKTILSRTLTNLGLDKRMRESEAVKVFAEVVGDKIAQKAQAVSINAGVLQVRVPSSAWRQELNFGKAEIIERLNAALGAAVVTDIYFT